In Methylomonas sp. MK1, the genomic stretch TTTATGTGTAAGGTGTTTTCCCATCTAGGCGGCTCGTGGTGTCAGCAAATTGAAAGAGGCATTGACGAGCGCGAGTTGCCGCGCAGCGTGTTGGGCTTGGTTAATCGCAGTCTTTTGGTCGGCAGGCAGAGTGCCGAGATGATCGAAATACCAGCCGATGTGCTTGCGGGCGATTCTAACACCACTGTCGTTGCCATAAAAACTGTATAAATTTTCCAGATGTCGGTTAATGACGGCTTTGATGTCGGTCAAGCAAAGTGGTGAATATGTGGTGTTGCTGAGATGGGCGACTAGGTCGCTAAATATCCAGGGATTGCCTTGTGCAGCTCGCCCTATCATCACCGCATCGGCACCCGTATATGCCAAGACCTGCCTGGCTTTGGCGGCGCTATCGATATCGCCGTTGGCGACAATCGGAATGCTGACGCTTTTTTTGACCTGTTTGATCGTGTCGTACTCGGCATTTCCGGTAAATTTGCAGGCTCGGCTGCGTCCGTGGATGGTGAGCGCTTGAATGCCGCAGCTCTCAGCAATCTTGGCGATGCT encodes the following:
- the dusB gene encoding tRNA dihydrouridine synthase DusB translates to MRIGPYELPNQVLLAPMAGITDAPFRQICSEFGAGLTVSEMVISNRSLQHHPRTLKKLDYNGDVSLRSVQILGTDPRQMAEAAKLNQDRGAQIIDINMGCPAKKVCSVAAGSALLKNESLVAKILDAVINAVEIPVTLKIRTGWDLANRNAPSIAKIAESCGIQALTIHGRSRACKFTGNAEYDTIKQVKKSVSIPIVANGDIDSAAKARQVLAYTGADAVMIGRAAQGNPWIFSDLVAHLSNTTYSPLCLTDIKAVINRHLENLYSFYGNDSGVRIARKHIGWYFDHLGTLPADQKTAINQAQHAARQLALVNASFNLLTPRAA